The Planctomycetia bacterium genome contains a region encoding:
- the galE gene encoding UDP-glucose 4-epimerase GalE translates to MRLLVTGGAGYIGSHAVRLFLEHGHDVWVYDNLSFGHAAAVPGDRLVVADLAERERLIAVLREKKIEAVVHFAAFAYVGESVEHPFKYYRNNVANTLILLEAMQACQVQKLVFSSTCATYGTPFEIPITEATPQQPINPYGRTKLMIEWALADAAHAYGLGYAALRYFNAAGAHPDGDIGEDHSPESHLIPLILQTVLGQRQAIHVFGTDYPTPDGTCVRDYIHVVDLAEAHLRALSAITPGKGLCLNLGTGQGHSVREVIKVCSEVTGCLVNVVEGSRRAGDPAILVASAALAQSRLGWKPRLGSLYEIVETAWKWHRSHPHGFDDRR, encoded by the coding sequence GGGTTTACGATAATCTGTCGTTTGGCCATGCAGCTGCGGTGCCTGGGGATAGATTAGTTGTTGCTGATCTGGCAGAGCGTGAGAGGCTCATTGCAGTTTTGCGTGAGAAGAAGATCGAAGCGGTAGTTCACTTTGCCGCGTTTGCCTATGTAGGCGAATCGGTGGAACATCCCTTCAAATATTATCGCAACAATGTAGCGAATACACTTATCCTGCTGGAAGCCATGCAGGCCTGTCAGGTTCAGAAATTGGTGTTCTCCAGTACCTGTGCCACTTATGGAACTCCGTTTGAAATACCCATTACGGAAGCCACTCCGCAACAGCCTATCAATCCCTATGGTCGAACCAAGCTGATGATTGAGTGGGCTCTTGCTGATGCAGCACATGCATACGGCTTGGGTTATGCAGCGTTGCGATACTTCAATGCAGCGGGGGCTCATCCAGATGGGGACATTGGCGAAGACCATAGCCCGGAATCGCATTTGATTCCGCTGATCCTGCAAACAGTTTTGGGGCAAAGGCAGGCAATTCACGTCTTTGGAACCGATTACCCTACGCCAGATGGTACCTGCGTTCGGGATTACATTCATGTGGTGGACTTGGCGGAGGCACATTTGCGTGCCCTGTCAGCCATTACTCCGGGCAAGGGGCTTTGTTTGAATCTGGGAACAGGTCAGGGGCATAGTGTTCGCGAGGTTATCAAAGTCTGCAGCGAAGTGACTGGATGCCTGGTCAATGTGGTCGAAGGTTCACGTCGTGCAGGCGACCCAGCGATTCTGGTGGCCAGTGCTGCGCTGGCTCAAAGCAGACTTGGGTGGAAACCTCGATTGGGAAGTCTGTATGAGATTGTCGAAACAGCCTGGAAATGGCACCGTAGCCATCCGCATGGCTTTGATGACAGGCGTTGA
- a CDS encoding sigma-70 family RNA polymerase sigma factor, translating into MAAWGNILRRVQYQTELDSVSDGALLQQFVQQRSSSAFETLVRRHGTLVWRQCQRELMEPADAEDVLQATFLLLAQRAAQLRKPDSVAGWLVGVARRLARRLAMQQRKRREKLAQISRQPSAACREELLKGWWQEEKRFLSPEYQSVIDLCLIQGLSRDEAALHLNQSPAAVHGLLYRARLKLKKQLLQHGTAGGAVLMGTQVSGVMINRLAPEIARQAVGLLQSGASTATAVSPVIATLLTTRKPIGWIISSLLAGALLAGGVGWWALASGYHLAKVQPIVASVTENNISAASPTAATVPEISPWRQATQQGQSQQQQQVDSNDIPTQAPPPPRQNAEIPMPQQLANSPQQGKGAPYTLPEIPVPPADRVPSASERTTLAKNVVSSSGSMQIGMVPLLPRPVKQQFDGKTLLVSLILCEQEFRDCTEKAPKVEFPPNVQVMRDPSWDGSMFQIDWNKEAMLVVTVLEPTNCVTLSPLEKCWIAPDKNGVAHLLLNYDGKPPESEKWNYKNYPYVMLKVQRKDLKQVAVTVWRTGNKPDAVATVPEK; encoded by the coding sequence ATGGCAGCATGGGGCAATATTCTTCGTCGTGTACAGTATCAGACTGAATTGGATTCAGTTTCTGATGGTGCACTCTTGCAACAGTTTGTTCAACAAAGATCATCCAGTGCGTTTGAAACGCTGGTGCGTCGGCATGGCACTCTCGTCTGGCGGCAATGCCAAAGAGAATTGATGGAGCCTGCTGATGCAGAAGATGTGCTGCAGGCAACGTTCTTGCTATTGGCCCAGCGTGCAGCCCAGCTCAGGAAGCCTGACAGTGTTGCAGGCTGGCTGGTAGGTGTTGCCCGTCGGTTAGCGCGGAGATTAGCCATGCAGCAACGCAAACGAAGAGAGAAACTGGCTCAGATTTCCCGACAACCATCGGCTGCCTGCAGAGAAGAGTTATTAAAAGGATGGTGGCAGGAAGAGAAGAGATTCCTGTCACCTGAATATCAATCGGTCATTGATCTATGCCTGATTCAAGGGCTTTCGCGTGATGAGGCAGCTTTGCACTTGAACCAGTCCCCTGCTGCTGTTCATGGGCTACTCTACCGAGCCAGGTTAAAATTGAAGAAACAACTGCTACAGCATGGAACTGCAGGTGGTGCCGTCCTCATGGGTACCCAGGTGAGTGGTGTGATGATTAACCGCCTGGCACCAGAGATTGCCCGTCAGGCAGTCGGGTTGCTGCAATCGGGTGCATCGACTGCAACAGCTGTTTCACCCGTGATTGCAACTTTGCTGACGACCCGGAAACCGATTGGCTGGATTATTTCATCGTTGCTGGCGGGTGCATTGCTTGCTGGAGGGGTAGGCTGGTGGGCTCTTGCTTCGGGCTATCATCTGGCCAAGGTGCAGCCGATAGTAGCTTCGGTAACAGAAAACAACATTTCAGCTGCGTCTCCAACTGCTGCTACAGTTCCAGAGATTTCGCCCTGGAGACAGGCAACTCAGCAGGGGCAAAGTCAGCAGCAGCAACAAGTAGATTCCAACGATATACCGACGCAGGCCCCACCCCCGCCAAGACAAAATGCGGAGATACCCATGCCTCAGCAGTTGGCGAATTCACCGCAGCAAGGCAAAGGTGCTCCGTACACTCTACCTGAAATTCCCGTGCCGCCTGCTGATCGGGTTCCCTCTGCCAGTGAACGTACTACGCTGGCAAAGAATGTTGTTTCCTCGTCGGGAAGTATGCAGATTGGCATGGTTCCCTTGCTGCCTCGGCCAGTCAAGCAGCAGTTTGATGGGAAGACGCTGCTGGTCAGTCTTATTTTGTGTGAACAGGAATTTCGGGATTGTACCGAGAAAGCTCCGAAGGTGGAATTTCCACCCAATGTGCAGGTGATGCGAGATCCATCGTGGGATGGGAGCATGTTTCAAATCGACTGGAACAAGGAAGCCATGCTGGTGGTGACAGTGCTGGAGCCAACCAACTGCGTGACATTGTCTCCGTTGGAGAAATGCTGGATTGCACCCGATAAGAATGGAGTAGCCCACCTTCTGCTCAACTATGATGGCAAGCCACCAGAGTCTGAGAAATGGAATTACAAAAACTATCCCTACGTGATGTTGAAGGTGCAACGAAAAGATTTGA
- a CDS encoding PAS domain S-box protein: protein MLAQIPTFWNDGRFLLVSIAALTIVLMVWATWLRARLMKQASQQKAQQEHDRQQEHFYAELVEHASDVIFRLDRVGTILAINKAGAELLGYKKEELIGKNLSDFAQTGSSDSLSLDGSKEYVRGNLVLMDKDQQQVHLEMSLRRDRVEGKTVCVEVIARNVTERRRFEAQLRQSERMQAMGLLAGGVAHDFNNYLTVILNFADLALEAETSEDIKQMLVEIRKAGLIASEMSRHMLDFSRRQMQPPQKLRLNTVITDLQRMLHSALGKKIELKLQLTTGLPEIRADVGSVEQVLMNLVLNARDAIADSGRVTIRSLPDPANQRVLMEITDTGSGMDEATQANLFQPFFTTKDAAKGTGLGLASVQRIMLKLGGSIHVDSKVGEGTTFRLSFPVA from the coding sequence ATGCTCGCGCAAATACCTACGTTCTGGAATGATGGTCGATTTCTTCTGGTCAGTATCGCTGCATTGACCATAGTTCTGATGGTTTGGGCCACTTGGCTGCGTGCACGATTGATGAAGCAAGCCAGTCAGCAGAAAGCACAACAAGAGCATGATCGTCAGCAGGAACATTTCTACGCTGAACTGGTTGAGCATGCCAGTGATGTCATTTTTCGGCTGGATCGCGTTGGCACCATCCTGGCAATCAATAAAGCTGGTGCCGAACTGCTGGGTTACAAAAAAGAAGAGTTGATTGGTAAGAATCTCAGCGACTTTGCTCAGACAGGCAGCAGCGATTCGCTTTCGCTGGATGGCAGCAAAGAATATGTTCGAGGCAACCTGGTGCTGATGGATAAGGATCAGCAGCAGGTTCATCTGGAAATGAGCTTGCGGCGTGATCGCGTGGAAGGCAAAACTGTCTGTGTTGAAGTGATTGCCCGCAATGTTACGGAGCGACGGCGTTTCGAGGCTCAGCTGCGGCAAAGTGAACGCATGCAGGCCATGGGACTCCTGGCAGGTGGCGTCGCACATGATTTCAATAATTATCTGACGGTCATTCTGAACTTCGCTGACCTGGCATTGGAAGCAGAGACATCAGAAGATATCAAACAGATGCTGGTGGAGATTCGCAAGGCAGGGTTGATAGCATCGGAGATGTCACGACACATGCTGGATTTCAGCCGTCGCCAAATGCAGCCTCCTCAGAAATTGAGATTGAATACGGTCATTACCGATTTGCAGCGCATGCTGCACAGTGCCTTGGGTAAAAAGATCGAACTGAAGCTGCAGCTTACCACCGGGTTGCCTGAGATAAGGGCAGATGTCGGTTCGGTGGAACAGGTGCTGATGAACCTAGTGCTCAATGCCCGGGATGCAATAGCCGACTCAGGTAGAGTCACCATTCGGTCGCTGCCTGATCCTGCTAATCAGCGCGTACTGATGGAAATAACTGATACCGGTTCTGGCATGGATGAAGCGACGCAGGCCAATCTGTTTCAACCCTTCTTCACTACCAAGGATGCAGCCAAGGGCACTGGCCTGGGATTGGCATCCGTCCAGCGAATCATGCTGAAACTCGGTGGAAGCATTCATGTTGATAGCAAGGTAGGAGAGGGCACCACTTTCCGCTTGTCATTTCCGGTAGCCTGA